One window of the Vigna radiata var. radiata cultivar VC1973A chromosome 1, Vradiata_ver6, whole genome shotgun sequence genome contains the following:
- the LOC106762523 gene encoding probable leucine-rich repeat receptor-like protein kinase At1g35710: MSTFGMCRETVCNGSERETLLKLKHHLIDPSNRLSSWNASLNPNCCHWYGVLCHNVTSHVAELHLTTPPPLYDESLGYYVYEEAYKEYSRRAFSGEINPSLVHLKHLNYLDFSNNLFYRKPFPSLIATMTSLTHLNLSYAEFIGNIPPQIGNLSNLLYLDLSYAVNGRITSHIGNLSNLLHLQLRGYYYGNVDWLSSLSKISYLHLGNLQLSGCTLPPYNQPSFLNISSIVTLDLSTISFVPKWIFGLKKLVSLFLYSNYFEGPISDGLRNLTLLENLYLRGNSFSIIPDWFYSSFPSLKILDLSENNLQGTISDALGNMTSLVVLDLSYNKLEGPIPTSFGIFHGLTTLRVQSSHLSGNLAVSLGKLSSLRTLSLSKNQLSGNPFESLRSLSKLSYLDINDNHFEGVVLENHLTNLTCLRGFYAAGNNLTLKVGPKWHPTFQLIELDMSSWQLGPNFPLWIQSQDKLDYLDLSNTGILDSIPYWFWETFSQTSFLNLSRNYIHGELGTTLKNPIFVPVVDLSANNLSGKFPSLSNRVGSLDLSSNSFSKPMDEFLCKNHKKPMNLEFLNLASNNLSGEIPDCWGIWPYLMDVNLQSNNFVGEIPQSMGSLIELTFLRIRKNLLSGTFPTVLKKNNKLILLDLGENDFSGTIPTWVGESFLHMKVLILRSNRFFGHIPNKICDMSLLQVLDLAQNNFTGNIPTSFNNLKAMTQMNKISVLLWLKGRGDEYKNFLGLVTSIDLSNNKLVGEIPREITDLNGLLFLNLSHNQLNGHIPQNIGNMGSLLSIDFSRNKLSGEIPPTISNLTFLSMLDLSYNNLNGKIPTGTQLQTFDASNFIGNNLCGPPLLVKCSSNDKILNYDRSGKRCDRHGVNLFFVGMTFGFVVGFWIVVGPLVICRSWRHAYFHFLDHVWFKLQYFF, encoded by the exons ATGTCAACTTTTGGTATGTGCAGAGAGACAGTGTGCAATGGAAGTGAGAGAGAGACACTGTTGAAGTTGAAACATCATCTCATTGATCCTTCAAATAGACTTTCTTCTTGGAATGCTTCTCTCAATCCCAATTGCTGCCACTGGTATGGAGTTCTCTGCCACAACGTCACATCTCATGTTGCAGAACTTCACCTCACCACTCCACCTCCTCTTTACGATGAGAGCCTAGGTTATTATGTTTATGAAGAAGCATACAAAGAGTATAGTAGAAGGGCATTCAGTGGAGAGATAAATCCTTCTTTGGTTCATTTGAAGCATTTGAATTACTTGGATTTCAGCAACAATCTATTTTATAGGAAGCCATTTCCTTCTTTGATTGCAACAATGACTTCCTTAACTCACCTCAACCTTTCTTATGCTGAATTCATAGGGAACATTCCTCCTCAGATTGGAAATCTCTCCAATTTACTTTATCTTGATTTAAGTTATGCTGTCAACGGAAGAATTACTTCCCATATAGGGAATCTCTCCAACTTGCTCCACCTCCAACTCAGAGGATATTATTATGGAAATGTTGATTGGCTGTCAAGTCTTTCCAAGATTTCTTATCTTCACTTGGGGAAC CTACAATTGTCAGGATGTACACTCCCTCCGTATAATCAGCCATCTTTTCTTAATATCTCGTCTATCGTCACTCTTGATCTTTCTACAATTTCTTTTGTTCCAAAGTGGATATTTGGACTGAAAAAacttgtttctcttttcttatataGTAACTACTTTGAAGGTCCAATTTCCGATGGTCTTCGAAAcctcacactacttgaaaatcTTTACTTGAGAGGAAATTCATTCTCCATTATACCTGATTGGTTTTATAGTAGTTTTCCTAGTCTAAAGATCTTGGACCTATCAGAAAACAACTTACAAGGGACTATTTCTGATGCCTTAGGAAATATGACTTCTCTGGTTGTACTTGATTTGTCTTACAATAAACTTGAAGGTCCAATTCCAACTTCTTTTG GTATTTTTCATGGATTGACAACACTCCGAGTTCAAAGTTCTCACCTATCAGGAAATCTTGCAGTATCACTAGGAAAACTTTCATCACTAAGAACTCTTTCTCTGTCCAAGAATCAGCTTAGCGGAAATCCATTTGAAAGTCTTAGATCACTCTCTAAATTGTCATATCTTGATATCAATGATAATCATTTTGAAGGAGTTGTTCTGGAAAATCATCTCACAAATCTTACATGCTTGAGGGGGTTTTATGCAGCAGGAAACAATTTGACTCTAAAAGTGGGTCCCAAATGGCATCCTACTTTCCAACTTATTGAGTTGGATATGAGTTCTTGGCAATTAGGTCCCAACTTTCCTCTATGGATCCAATCACAAGACAAACTTGATTATTTAGACTTGTCTAACACTGGGATTTTAGATTCTATTCCCTATTGGTTTTGGGAAACATTTTCTCAAACTTCTTTTCTAAATCTCTCTCGTAATTATATCCATGGTGAGCTTGGGACTACATTAAAGAATCCAATATTTGTCCCTGTTGTTGATCTAAGTGCAAATAACTTAAGTGGAAAATTTCCCTCACTTTCAAATCGTGTGGGTTCATTGGACCTTTCAAGCAATTCATTTTCCAAACCCATGGATGAGTTTTTATGCAAAAATCATAAGAAGCCAATGAATTTAGAATTTCTCAATCTTGCATCGAATAACTTATCAGGGGAAATACCCGATTGTTGGGGCATCTGGCCATATCTAATGGATGTAAATTTACAAAGCAATAATTTTGTTGGAGAAATTCCCCAATCCATGGGTTCGTTGATAGAGCTAACGTTTTTACGCATCCGTAAAAACTTGCTTTCGGGAACATTTCCCacagttttgaaaaagaataataagtTGATTTTGTTGGATCTTGGAGAAAATGATTTTTCAGGAACAATTCCAACTTGGGTTGGAGAAAGTTTTTTACATATGAAGGTTCTTATCCTTCGATCAAATAGATTTTTTGGTCATATTCCTAATAAAATATGTGATATGAGTCTTCTTCAAGTGTTAGACCTTgcacaaaataatttcactgGAAACATACctacttcttttaacaacttgaAGGCCATGACACAGATGAACAAGA TCAGTGTTCTTCTTTGGTTGAAAGGAAGAGGAGATGAATACAAAAACTTTCTCGGGTTGGTAACAAGCATTGATTTGTCAAATAACAAATTAGTTGGAGAAATACCAAGAGAGATCACAGATTTAAAtggtttgttatttttgaacttGTCTCACAACCAACTTAATGGTCACATTCCACAAAACATTGGTAATATGGGATCATTGTTGTCCATTGATTTCTCAAGGAATAAGCTTTCTGGTGAAATCCCTCCAACCATTTCAAATTTGACATTTCTAAGCATGTTAGACTTgtcttataataatttgaatggAAAAATTCCAACAGGAACTCAGTTGCAAACCTTTGATGCCTCCAACTTTATTGGCAACAATCTTTGTGGCCCACCACTACTCGTCAAGTGCAGCTCCAATGACAAAATTCTTAATTATGATCGCAGTGGCAAGAGGTGTGATAGGCATGGCGTGAACTTATTTTTTGTGggaatgacatttggatttgTGGTGGGATTTTGGATAGTAGTTGGTCCTTTGGTCATTTGTAGATCATGGCGCCATGCctattttcatttccttgatcATGTGTGGTTCaaacttcaatattttttttaa